One Candidatus Binatia bacterium genomic region harbors:
- a CDS encoding NAD(P)-dependent oxidoreductase — translation MSGRVLVTGAGGYIGSAIVAHLASTGLGVRAFGHETRFAELANIANGDVDFRAGDLLDADALAEALAGVSAVVHTASFAGERACRADIPGAIRTIVRGTRLLVDQMQDAGIDNLVHLSTYAVYSTFATREMPLSETSELLPDDLYGSLKAEAEWEAARANAAILRLTNVFGPGSGLVVKTDVMGHFRNAVEAQTPIKTQGGGGQAIEFVHVDDVCRVVAGLVATPRTESLVLNVGAGKATPIRELALLFQENAKEILGRTIDIVDTPAVGDKTWPDRFTTIERAQSLFPWFPEKSLADGVREIVVKIEG, via the coding sequence ATGAGTGGACGAGTATTGGTGACAGGAGCTGGCGGTTATATCGGATCGGCGATCGTCGCTCATCTTGCCTCGACAGGCCTTGGCGTGCGCGCCTTTGGTCATGAGACACGATTTGCCGAGTTGGCGAATATCGCCAATGGTGATGTCGACTTTCGTGCAGGTGATCTGCTGGACGCTGATGCTCTGGCAGAAGCGCTCGCAGGGGTTTCGGCGGTGGTTCATACGGCATCATTTGCCGGTGAGCGGGCTTGTCGAGCAGACATCCCGGGCGCGATTCGGACAATCGTGCGCGGGACACGACTGTTGGTCGATCAGATGCAGGATGCCGGCATCGATAATCTGGTCCACCTCTCGACCTACGCTGTCTACTCGACCTTTGCGACCCGGGAAATGCCCTTGAGCGAAACCTCGGAGTTGCTTCCTGATGATCTCTACGGAAGTCTGAAGGCTGAGGCCGAATGGGAGGCTGCGCGGGCAAACGCGGCGATCTTGCGGCTGACAAATGTTTTTGGACCCGGGTCCGGGTTGGTCGTCAAGACCGATGTGATGGGGCATTTTCGCAACGCTGTTGAGGCGCAGACGCCGATCAAGACTCAGGGCGGTGGTGGCCAGGCGATCGAATTCGTTCATGTTGATGATGTATGCAGGGTGGTGGCCGGCTTGGTGGCGACACCGCGGACCGAGTCTCTGGTTCTGAACGTCGGCGCGGGCAAGGCGACGCCAATTCGAGAGCTGGCGTTATTGTTCCAGGAAAATGCAAAAGAAATTCTGGGGCGGACCATCGATATTGTGGACACCCCGGCGGTCGGGGATAAAACGTGGCCCGATCGATTTACGACGATCGAGCGGGCACAAAGCCTTTTTCCGTGGTTCCCCGAGA